Within Ipomoea triloba cultivar NCNSP0323 chromosome 9, ASM357664v1, the genomic segment CAACCGTGGTTTTGACATTATAAACGTATGCTTCAGTCCTCTCTACTTCAGGTGGACCTCTCAAGGTTTGGTTGCATCTAACCCACTCTGTTATAGTTCCCTGTTGGCATCACTGTCAACTTTCTCTTTGCTTCATTTTTATGGTTAATATCTCTCATTCTCACAATCTCACAATCTCGCTACACATACCTCACGCACACCAAGTGCTTTCTGCACAATTTTGTTATTTGCCCAAGAGTAGCCGAACAAATAATTATCGTCCTGCATAAATCCACAACTTAGCACAAACTAAGAAAGTTATAGATCGACATCATAGAATGAAAGTATATTGgggtagatatatatatacttactcTGCACCATTGTTGTGGTAGATTTTCACCATTTAGACTCAGTAAACTTTCCTCGTTACACACCGGTTCTAGAATTTGTGCCATATTAATCTTCTCAGTGCACTACACAAAAAACCACACCCACCTATAGTTATATGGATCCGGGTTGAAGACAAATTCAACAttcttttatgaaaaaaaaaaatggagctaAATGCTAATAACCTTTGATACTCTTTGAAGATCATATTGACATCTTGAGCTCTGTGGATGCTCATTTATGTAATTTCCATTGCAACTTTCTTTCGTGGACTGCATATATAGCAGAAGTCTATGAAACCAAGCAGACAGGAAAGCTCAAATGGCTTAAATAAGTACACAAATACTACCTTGTACAGATTGTCTGATAAAAACCCCATTCGATAGCCATACTCCATTCTATTATTGAGGTCTGAAAATCGGTCAGTCAATGGATTGCCTTCTATATACCCCTAAACCATGcattcaaatatttatataaccCGAAAAATCATGAGCAACATTAACTAAGAAGAACATATGAGACGGGAGAGAAGGGGTCGAGATGTACTTTCATATTTAGTCGCGGCTCAATTCCGGATTCTAAACCTACCAAgacaaacaaacaacaacatAAGCTAATTAAGAAGATCATTGGAATGCAAATTGGAGAAAACAAGGTGAACTAGCTAACTACCATCATATATATTGCGAACAACCAGTGGAACAGTGATTCCAGAATAGGAATCTCCACCAACATACAATGGATTGCTAAGGAATGTAGGATGGTCCAGGAGCCACTGCAGTTCACATAAAAGCACATAATATAAATCCTCAATCTCCCCCAAAATCTGCTAAATTGGaacaaaaattagaaatataattGTGTTACCTGTACGAGGAAACTATAAGTATGTTGTGCAGATAAGGTATCATTAGTCTTGTAAGCATCTGATGTTTGTGCATAGGAATATCCAGTTCCAACTGGTTGATCCACAAATATGATGTTGGCCACCTAGTTAATATGTAAAGGGTTTTGTTAGCTACTCTCACAATTCAACACAAACAGAATCTATCTGTCTGAAATTGGGAGTAATGTTAAAGATGATAAAGATTGAAAAcctaactaactaactaactaaccTTGGTCCATGCATAGGGGTTCAACTTCAAAGCTGGGATGTCCCCAGTGGAATTTGCATAGTTAATGGTCAAAGGACcttcaaatcaagaaaacataaataaattaaacccCAAGGGTTTTGGAGttttaataatgtaattaagGTATGTATGACATAATAATGACAGAAATAAGAATGAGATCATACCAATTTCATAGAAGAGGGCAGAGAGTCCAGAGCAACTTGGACCACCAGTGAGCCATAGTAAGAGTGGGTCAGTTTCTGGGCTCTTCTCAGATTCAATGAAATAGTAAAACAGTTGAATTTCTTGAGATTCTCCCACACCTATGTAACTAAAACAagaaaccaaaaaacaaaatcataaaaTAGACAAGGAGACAGTAGAGAGGCAGAAAGAAAGGAAGAATGAAAGAAAAGGGGTACCCAGTTTGGAGTTTGAATGGAAGTTTTCCTGGGAAACCAGGCAAAGTTTCAACCACCGCATGTGAAAACAACGTTGGAGCCGAAAACATTAGCAGCAACGAAAGGATTTCCAATGTTGATGAGGCCATGATGAGAAAGGCTTATCCAGCTAGCCTACACTGCAACATCTCATTTCATGGagcatttaaatatttaataatgcTCCCATCCCTCCATTTCCAGATACTGAGACACTGAGCATGACTGTACCATACATTCCGTCGCGCTTcaaaagacttttttttttttttcttataaagtaACCCCGTAATATATGCTTAAAAGTGTGCATTAATTTTAAGTAAATAAATTCAATGCGATAAGTTCAATCGTGTGATCTTTTAAGTAGAGGTGTCAAACAGACATGTTAGTCCTCCCGTCCAGGTTCGGTCCATTTAGACCAGTCTGATCCGAtccatttattataatttaagaCTAGCTCGTTTTATACTACGAACATGATTGAactttactttttagtttataGACCGATCCAACTCGTTGGCACGTACAATTTTTca encodes:
- the LOC116030321 gene encoding serine carboxypeptidase-like 18 isoform X2, translated to MASSTLEILSLLLMFSAPTLFSHAVVETLPGFPGKLPFKLQTGYIGVGESQEIQLFYYFIESEKSPETDPLLLWLTGGPSCSGLSALFYEIGPLTINYANSTGDIPALKLNPYAWTKVANIIFVDQPVGTGYSYAQTSDAYKTNDTLSAQHTYSFLVQWLLDHPTFLSNPLYVGGDSYSGITVPLVVRNIYDGLESGIEPRLNMKGYIEGNPLTDRFSDLNNRMEYGYRMGFLSDNLYKSTKESCNGNYINEHPQSSRCQYDLQRVSKCTEKINMAQILEPVCNEESLLSLNGENLPQQWCRDDNYLFGYSWANNKIVQKALGVREGTITEWVRCNQTLRGPPEVERTEAYVYNVKTTVDYHRSFTNKSCRVLIYSGDHDMIVPHVSTEEWIESLKVAVEDEWRPWFVEDQIAGYTIKYSQNEYELTYATVKHSFVVKHIYIREQVIQHQNISHNNVCR
- the LOC116030321 gene encoding serine carboxypeptidase-like 18 isoform X1; translation: MASSTLEILSLLLMFSAPTLFSHAVVETLPGFPGKLPFKLQTGYIGVGESQEIQLFYYFIESEKSPETDPLLLWLTGGPSCSGLSALFYEIGPLTINYANSTGDIPALKLNPYAWTKVANIIFVDQPVGTGYSYAQTSDAYKTNDTLSAQHTYSFLVQWLLDHPTFLSNPLYVGGDSYSGITVPLVVRNIYDGLESGIEPRLNMKGYIEGNPLTDRFSDLNNRMEYGYRMGFLSDNLYKSTKESCNGNYINEHPQSSRCQYDLQRVSKCTEKINMAQILEPVCNEESLLSLNGENLPQQWCRDDNYLFGYSWANNKIVQKALGVREGTITEWVRCNQTLRGPPEVERTEAYVYNVKTTVDYHRSFTNKSCRVLIYSGDHDMIVPHVSTEEWIESLKVAVEDEWRPWFVEDQIAGYTIKYSQNEYELTYATVKGAGHTAPEYKPQQCLPMIQRWLSIYPL